From Anopheles funestus chromosome 3RL, idAnoFuneDA-416_04, whole genome shotgun sequence, a single genomic window includes:
- the LOC125767677 gene encoding uncharacterized protein LOC125767677, with translation MVISAEHERNGIADFFTQVDPEVRKVTLAIGNIISKNSIKEITLEKSLNVMMEHCRDAGSLLAKNIVKTEYLVKYLQSYNINLPQDSSKAMIIEHCLQLWRRKYGSSTDASYVPSSNDMPGPSSTSYAFPSTSADSSCSSGTTLQNHIDNYNALAASSNGVFFSENTNGPGDESDTEPPGLEQYPVNLLALDYTVWFFLKWNRNSLDESAFWNDANCTVMLEISETQQGTEQVCGPQDIINLILSLKFQYNFQLVPNIMFDGCQGRIMESGVLALSCGVVYNNQPGPDNRFVCLGEFETLIGLRRDPMENNNWKIRMLKLYIRYKKVDNLPALANSKMLNNCLMIPLTMDIV, from the exons ATGGTGATATCGGCGGAGCATGAGCGTAACGGTATAGCCGACTTCTTTACCCAGGTTGATCCTGAAGTGCGCAAAGTTACACTAGCGATTGGGAACATCATCTCGAAGAACTCCATCAAAGAAATCACGTTGGAAA AATCTTTAAACGTTATGATGGAACATTGCCGTGATGCTGGATCGTTGCTGGCTAAAAATATCGTTAAAACTGAGTACCTCGTCAAATACCTGCAAAGCTACAACATTAACTTACCACAAGACAGTTCTAAGGCGATGATAATCGAGCACTGCTTGCAACTCTGGAGGCGCAAGTACGGCAGCTCCACGGACGCATCTTACGTACCATCATCGAACGACATGCCGGGACCGTCGTCCACTTCGTACGCATTTCCATCGACATCCGCAGACTCCAGCTGTTCTAGTGGCACAACGCTTCAAAACCACATCGATAACTATAACGCATTGGCTGCTTCGTCGAATGGTGTGTTCTTCAGTGAAAATACCAACGGACCAGGCGATGAATCGGACACCGAACCACCCGGCCTCGAGCAATATCCGGTGAATCTGCTTGCACTCGACTATACCGTGTGGTTCTTTCTCAAGTGGAACCGCAACTCGCTGGACGAAAGTGCTTTCTGGAACGATGCCAATTGCACAGTCATGCTGGAGATCAGTGAAACACAGCAAGGCACCGAACAGGTGTGCGGCCCACAGGACATCATCAATCTGATCCTTAGCCTTAAGTTCCAGTACAACTTTCAGCTAGTGCCGAACATAATGTTCGATGGATGTCAAGGACGGATTATGGAGTCGGGCGTGCTGGCGCTTTCATGTGGCGTCGTGTACAACAATCAACCCGGTCCGGATAAccggtttgtgtgtttgggaGAGTTTGAAACGCTTATCGGACTTCGGCGCGATCCGATGGAGAACAACAATTGGAAGATAAGGATGCTGAAACTGTACATACGGTACAAGAAGGTGGACAATCTGCCCGCGCTGGCAAACAGTAAAATGCTCAACAACTGTCTAATGATTCCACTAACGATGGATATCGTCTAG
- the LOC125767694 gene encoding tubulin polymerization-promoting protein homolog isoform X2: MADESQPNGTDVVDKMTVEVAEMALDANETPKAAEPVKTGENETNGAAAKPVSSAAFKEQFKAFSKFGDTKSDGKHLTLSQSDKWMKQAKVIDKKITTTDTGIHFKKLKSMKLTLDDYNKFLEDLAKTKKVELEEIKNKMANCGAPGVHNATPGKAADTVARLTDTSKYTGSHKQRFDETGKGKGIAGRKDLVDQSGYVSGYGHKNTYDKTH, from the exons ATGGCGGACGAATCACAACCAAACGGAACAGACGTTGTGGACAAGATGACCGTTGAAGTGGCCGAAATGGCTTTGGATGCAAACGAAACACCGAAGGCAGCAGAGCCGGTAAAGACTGgcgaaaatgaaacgaatggaGCAGCGGCAAAGCCAGTATCTTCAGCGGCCTTTAAAGAACAGTTTAAGGCATTTTCAAAGTTTGGTGATACCAAATCGGATGGAAAACATCTAACACTTTCGCAGAGTGATAAGTGGATGAAACAAGCGAAG GTTATTGATAAGAAGATAACAACCACCGATACGGGCATACATTTCAAGAAACTAAAATCGATGAAATTAACCTTGGATGATTATAACAAATTTCTGGAGGATCTTGCAAAAACGAAGAAAGTCGAGCTGGAGGAAATTAAGAACAAAATGGCGAACTGTGGTGCCCCTGGAGTTCATAACGCCACG CCCGGTAAAGCAGCAGACACGGTGGCTCGCCTTACGGACACTTCCAAATATACCGGATCGCACAAGCAACGGTTCGATGAAACCGGCAAGGGCAAGGGTATTGCGGGCCGGAAAGATCTGGTCGACCAGTCCGGATACGTGTCCGGTTATgggcacaaaaacacatacgacAAGACACATTGA
- the LOC125767617 gene encoding AFG3-like protein 2 — protein sequence MAYRVLTTAKKLESVLVGLNRPHRTVNGPDCEQIIRSLSYLQSESNKTWNEFIHRIQVFCEKPPKGFEKYYKPPGAGGGQQKQTSKAGESTSSGKDGNAAEQPSSSQSTASPPDASPRKSDWNLGMFTPQPARGKGGSSGGGGSGRPIGGGEDGDKEKMLIFGALAGIALISAIAYFEMGYKEIAWKEFVNNYLARGIVDKLEVVNKKWVRVKLTPGNATDSSGILWFNIGSVDSFERNLENVQTDMNIEPVNFVPVIYRSELEASSLTGLLPTLLIIGFLVYMMRRSSEMMGGGRGGRRGGGLFGGVMQSTAKLINANEINVGFKDVAGCEEAKIEIMEFVNFLKNPQQYIDLGAKIPKGAMLTGPPGTGKTLLAKATAGEANVPFITVSGSEFLEMFVGVGPSRVRDMFAMARKNAPCILFIDEIDAVGRKRGGKSFGGHSEQENTLNQLLVEMDGFNTTTNVVVLAATNRVDILDKALLRPGRFDRQIYVPAPDIKGRASIFKVHLGPLKTDLDKTDLARKMAALTPGFTGADIANVCNEAALIAARDLNESIIMKHFEQAIERVIAGMEKKTNVLSPEEKRTVAYHEAGHAVCGWFLEHSDPLLKVSIIPRGKGLGYAQYLPKDQYLLTTEQLYDRMCMTLGGRVSEEIFFQRITTGAQDDLKKITDSAYAQITRFGMNKKVGNVSFDSSQPGDPMFTKPYSEQTAQIIDEEVRALIDRAYVRTKELLTKHRADVEKVAERLLKNEILSRDDMIELLGKRPFPEKSTYEEFVEGTGSFEEDTTLPDGLASWNKEKAQEKDASAKGGDHDSKLKA from the exons ATGGCATATCGTGTACTGACGACAGCCAAAAAGCTAGAATCCGTGCTTGTCGGACTGAACAGACCGCACCGCACCGTGAATGGACCGGACTGTGAACAG ATTATTCGCAGCCTAAGCTACCTGCAGtccgaaagcaacaaaacttGGAACGAATTCATCCACCGTATACAAGTGTTCTGTGAAAAGCCACCAAAAGGGTTCGAGAAGTACTACAAACCGCCCGGTGCCGGCGGTGGCCAACAGAAGCAAACTAGCAAAGCTGGTGAAAGCACAAGTAGCGGTAAAGATGGCAACGCAGCTGAACAGCCCAGTTCATCCCAGTCCACTGCGTCACCGCCGGACGCATCGCCTCGAAAGAGCGATTGGAATTTGGGCATGTTTACACCCCAACCGGCTCGGGGTAAGGGTGGTTCCAGTGGTGGCGGCGGTTCTGGTCGCCCCATTGGTGGGGGCGAAGATGGCGATAAGGAAAAAATGCTGATCTTTGGTGCGTTGGCTGGTATAGCATTGATATCGGCCATTGCGTACTTCGAGATGGGCTACAAGGAAATAGCGTGGAAGGAATTTGTGAACAA CTACCTCGCCCGTGGCATCGTCGATAAGTTGGAAGTGGTTAACAAGAAATGGGTGCGCGTTAAGCTTACACCTGGCAATGCTACAGATTCATCG GGCATTCTGTGGTTTAACATTGGCAGCGTGGATTCGTTCGAGCGCAACCTAGAGAATGTACAAACCGACATGAACATCGAGCCAGTAAATTTTGTACCGGTAATCTATCGGAGCGAGCTGGAAGCATCCAGCCTGACGGGTCTTTTGCCGACTCTACTCATTATCGGATTTCTCGTGTACATGATGCGTCGTTCGTCGGAAATGATGGGAGGTGGTCGCGGAGGACGCCGTGGTGGTGGTTTATTCGGTGGCGTCATGCAATCGACCGCTAAGCTAATCAATGCTAATGAAATCAACGTCGGTTTCAA GGATGTAGCAGGATGCGAGGAGGCCAAGATCGAAATTATGGAGTTTGtgaattttctcaaaaacccgCAACAATACATCGATCTCGGAGCAAAAATTCCCAAAGGCGCCATGTTAACGGGCCCGCCAGGTACGGGCAAAACGTTGCTCGCAAAGGCAACTGCCGGTGAAGCAAACGTACCCTTCATTACCGTGTCCGGTTCGGAGTTTTTGGAAATGTTTGTTGGTGTAGGACCGTCGCGTGTACGCGATATGTTTGCAATGGCACGCAAAAACGCACCGTGCATTCTATTCATCGACGAAATCGATGCCGTTGGACGAAAGCGTGGTGGCAAAAGCTTCGGCGGGCATTCGGAGCAAGAAAATACCCTTAACCAACTGTTGGTGGAGATGGATGGATTTAACACTACAACCAATGTGGTAGTGCTGGCCGCGACGAACCGTGTGGACATCCTCGACAAGGCGCTATTACGACCGGGACGCTTCGATCGTCAGATCTACGTGCCAGCGCCAGACATTAAGGGTCGTGCCTCTATTTTCAAAGTGCATTTGGGACCGCTCAAGACGGACTTGGACAAGACGGATCTAGCGCGTAAGATGGCTGCCCTAACGCCAGGCTTTACTGGCGCAGATATAGCGAACGTGTGTAACGAAGCGGCCCTTATTGCGGCCCGCGATCTAAATGAATCGATTATCATGAAGCACTTCGAACAAGCGATAGAACGAGTGATTGCTGGCatggagaagaaaacgaaCGTTTTGTCACCGGAGGAAAAGCGTACGGTTGCGTATCACGAGGCAGGACATGCTGTTTGTGGGTGGTTCCTGGAGCACTCCGATCCACTGTTGAAGGTATCGATTATTCCACGCGGTAAGGGTCTCGGTTATGCGCAGTATCTACCGAAAGATCAGTACCTGCTAACGACGGAACAGCTGTACGATCGAATGTGCATGACGTTGGGCGGCCGTGTGTCGGAAGAAATATTCTTCCAGCGCATTACGACCGGAGCGCAGGACGATCTGAAGAAAATTACAGACAGTGCGTACGCCCAGATTACACGATTCGGCATGAACAAGAAGGTTGGCAACGTAAGCTTCGACAGTTCGCAGCCCGGCGATCCAATGTTTACGAAACCCTACTCAGAACAGACGGCACAAATTATCGACGAAGAGGTGCGTGCCCTAATTGATCGGGCGTACGTGCGAACGAAAGAGCTGCTAACGAAGCATAGGGCCGACGTGGAGAAGGTGGCAGAACGGTTACTAAAGAACGAGATCCTTAGCCGTGACGACATGATCGAGCTGCTCGGCAAGCGCCCATTCCCGGAGAAGTCGACGTACGAGGAGTTCGTGGAGGGTACGGGTTCGTTCGAGGAGGACACTACGCTACCGGATGGCTTGGCCAGCTGGAACAAAGAAAAGGCACAGGAAAAGGATGCTAGTGCGAAGGGTGGCGATCACGATAGCAAACTGAAGGCGTAG
- the LOC125767643 gene encoding transmembrane protein 209, with protein MSSNPSSPAQCSPIVNRTLELNLSRKRSKECLLWGTVHILLLSVVLFDISNKCPYSFSNLYYVEYLAAAMLTCSMVYYYSCYFYYLFSTEPICGTEQQRRILKFDANDSSFITTPPQAKQSASADNTPINVSASLLRSFHENSFSIASPRWMFNRGSPQIEPVRSPMVYDRNVSFEAQPPNASTGPMKFSPALRRLGPPGDTIMDDLFAETYVQETTMDKSNRSQKEQMMNNSDDSTNSSFGRYRYNDLSYLLKTSMYQLSSSATPSKQLTKELETGPYNAFIDGSPEGLKKVSAAQLSTYVGNLRMWISLTILQRIEEEIHIVDQAFKSRGFADIQIGSIGLERLKKTAENQQLVSLYIPRLPLLIPFLEMSTNQEYMVQRIKDLAKGSCLADYRWNSGSAYKGISWDEHLPTDSAIIFHLFCTYLDSQLRPLPQPGGRPFYNRYVVVGDKKTTKETLAEVNAKNKAKCAILCSNPLKPKFNFVSDDKIHSCSYDRNNLFYVIIQFLMYMKTHHECSLEGINLGKSGINILCCIDD; from the exons ATGTCCAGCAA tCCCAGTTCTCCGGCACAGTGCAGTCCGATCGTGAATCGGACGCTAGAACTGAACTTGAGCAGGAAGCGTTCGAAAGAATGCTTACTATGGGGCACGGTGCACATACTGCTGCTTTCTGTAGTTCTGTTCGACATCTCCAACAAGTGTCCCTACTCGTTTTCAAACCTGTACTATGTGGAGTACCTCGCGGCAGCCATGCTGACCTGCAGTATGGTGTATTACTATTCTTGCTACTTTTACTACCTGTTTAGTACGGAACCGATTTGTGGTACAGAGCAGCAACGTCGTATACTAAAGTTCGATGCAAACGATAGCTCTTTCATCACTACGCCACCGCAAGCGAAACAGTCGGCGAGTGCTGACAATACGCCGATAAACGTCTCAGCATCGCTTTTGCGATCGTTTCACGAAAACAGCTTTTCCATTGCTTCTCCACGTTGGATGTTTAATCGAGGCAGTCCACAGATAGAGCCGGTACGATCACCAATGGTATACGATCGGAATGTATCCTTTGAAGCCCAGCCACCGAATGCAAGTACCGGCCCGATGAAATTTTCTCCTGCTCTACGGAGGCTTGGTCCACCTGGTGATACGATCATGGATGATTTGTTCGCGGAAACCTACGTACA AGAAACCACAATGGATAAGAGCAACCGATCGCAAAAGGAACAAATGATGAACAATTCCGATGATTCCACGAATTCTTCTTTTGGTCGGTATCGCTACAACGATCTGTCCTACCTGTTGAAAACATCGATGTACCAACTGTCATCTTCTGCAACACCGAGCAAACAGCTAACAAAGGAGCTCGAGACTGGTCCATATAATGCGTTCATCGATGGCAGTCCAGAGGGATTAAAGAAGGTGTCCGCTGCTCAACTGTCCACCTACGTCGGGAATCTGCGCATGTGGATATCGCTCACGATATTGCAGCGGATTGAGGAGGAAATCCACATTGTCGATCAAGCCTTTAAAAGCCGTGGCTTTGCAGACATCCAGATCGGTAGCATCGGTTTAGAGCGATTGAAAAAAACGGCCGAAAATCAACAGCTAGTTTCGTTGTACATCCCACGTTTACCGTTGCTTATTCCATTTTTGGAAATGTCCACAAACCAAGAGTATATGGTACAACGTATTAAGGATCTTGCCAAGGGCAGTTGTTTAGCTGATTATCGATGGAATTCGGGCTCGGCGTATAAGGGTATTAGCTGGGACGAACatttaccaaccgattcagCA ATTATCTTTCACCTGTTCTGTACCTATTTGGATAGCCAGTTGCGTCCCCTACCACAGCCAGGTGGTCGCCCATTCTACAATCGATACGTAGTTGTAGGTGATAAGAAGACGACGAAGGAAACACTTGCAGAAGTAAATGCGAAGAATAAGGCTAAGTGTGCTATTCTCTGCTCCAATCCACTGAAGCCCAAGTTTAACTTCGTTTCGGATGATAAAATACACAGCTGTTCCTAC gATCGAAACAACTTGTTCTACGTCatcattcaatttttaatgtatATGAAAACCCACCACGAATGCTCATTGGAGGGTATTAATCTCGGCAAAAGTGGCATCAATATACTCTGCTGCATCGATGATTGA
- the LOC125767694 gene encoding tubulin polymerization-promoting protein homolog isoform X1 → MYTHVAVHRSHNMADESQPNGTDVVDKMTVEVAEMALDANETPKAAEPVKTGENETNGAAAKPVSSAAFKEQFKAFSKFGDTKSDGKHLTLSQSDKWMKQAKVIDKKITTTDTGIHFKKLKSMKLTLDDYNKFLEDLAKTKKVELEEIKNKMANCGAPGVHNATPGKAADTVARLTDTSKYTGSHKQRFDETGKGKGIAGRKDLVDQSGYVSGYGHKNTYDKTH, encoded by the exons ATGTACACGCATGTCGCAGTTCACCG CTCCCACAACATGGCGGACGAATCACAACCAAACGGAACAGACGTTGTGGACAAGATGACCGTTGAAGTGGCCGAAATGGCTTTGGATGCAAACGAAACACCGAAGGCAGCAGAGCCGGTAAAGACTGgcgaaaatgaaacgaatggaGCAGCGGCAAAGCCAGTATCTTCAGCGGCCTTTAAAGAACAGTTTAAGGCATTTTCAAAGTTTGGTGATACCAAATCGGATGGAAAACATCTAACACTTTCGCAGAGTGATAAGTGGATGAAACAAGCGAAG GTTATTGATAAGAAGATAACAACCACCGATACGGGCATACATTTCAAGAAACTAAAATCGATGAAATTAACCTTGGATGATTATAACAAATTTCTGGAGGATCTTGCAAAAACGAAGAAAGTCGAGCTGGAGGAAATTAAGAACAAAATGGCGAACTGTGGTGCCCCTGGAGTTCATAACGCCACG CCCGGTAAAGCAGCAGACACGGTGGCTCGCCTTACGGACACTTCCAAATATACCGGATCGCACAAGCAACGGTTCGATGAAACCGGCAAGGGCAAGGGTATTGCGGGCCGGAAAGATCTGGTCGACCAGTCCGGATACGTGTCCGGTTATgggcacaaaaacacatacgacAAGACACATTGA